The Bacteroidales bacterium genome includes a window with the following:
- a CDS encoding bifunctional folylpolyglutamate synthase/dihydrofolate synthase, with product MNYQEAINYLYNKAPMFTKVGKSAYKANLNNSIQLDHYFKQPHSAYKTIHVAGTNGKGSVSHTIAAILQEAGYKVGLYTSPHLKDFRERIKINGIQISENDVIEFIEQHKNIIETIEPSFFEITTFLAFEYFKNQQVEIAVIETGLGGRLDTTNLIQPNLSIITNIGWDHADLLGNSLESIAQEKAGIIKKNIPVIIGEHQTGIDNIFIDKADNINATIYFAPDDYFIKSSFITQNQLLQLEILKNFKPYLPGLKFQLIGKYQIYNVPTILKAIDILTEQGFKISENNIYRAFKNIVDLTGLYGRWQILKQKPLVICDIGHNFSGLKWNLEHLAEIKKERLFFVLGFVKDKDIEKILSLFPTHAQYIYTQASLPRSLPAEELNKIAAKKGLNGIVIPNVQKAYNYALQQALHNDIIYIGGSTFVVAEIL from the coding sequence ATGAACTATCAAGAAGCTATTAATTATCTATACAACAAAGCTCCTATGTTTACTAAAGTTGGCAAATCTGCATATAAAGCTAACTTAAACAATAGCATTCAACTTGACCATTATTTTAAACAACCTCATTCTGCATACAAAACAATTCACGTAGCAGGTACCAATGGTAAAGGAAGCGTATCGCATACCATTGCTGCCATATTACAAGAAGCAGGTTACAAAGTAGGATTATATACCTCACCACACCTTAAAGATTTTAGAGAACGAATAAAAATAAACGGAATACAAATTAGCGAAAACGATGTAATTGAGTTTATTGAACAACATAAAAACATCATCGAAACCATAGAACCTTCATTTTTCGAAATTACAACCTTTTTAGCATTTGAATATTTTAAAAATCAACAAGTAGAAATAGCAGTAATAGAAACTGGCTTAGGAGGCAGACTCGATACTACCAATCTAATACAGCCTAATTTGAGCATTATAACCAACATTGGTTGGGATCACGCCGATTTACTTGGTAATTCATTAGAATCGATCGCCCAAGAAAAAGCAGGTATCATTAAAAAAAATATTCCCGTTATAATTGGTGAACATCAAACAGGTATTGACAATATTTTTATTGATAAAGCCGATAACATAAATGCAACGATATACTTTGCACCTGACGATTATTTCATAAAAAGCTCCTTTATTACTCAAAATCAATTACTCCAACTCGAGATTTTAAAAAATTTTAAACCCTATTTACCTGGATTAAAATTTCAGCTAATAGGAAAGTACCAAATCTATAACGTACCTACTATACTAAAAGCCATCGATATACTCACCGAACAAGGTTTCAAAATAAGCGAGAACAACATCTATAGAGCCTTTAAAAACATTGTAGACCTTACAGGACTTTATGGCCGATGGCAAATTTTAAAACAAAAACCATTGGTAATTTGCGATATTGGGCACAATTTCTCTGGATTAAAATGGAACTTGGAACATCTCGCAGAAATAAAAAAAGAAAGACTATTTTTTGTACTCGGTTTTGTTAAAGATAAAGACATTGAAAAAATATTATCATTGTTTCCTACTCATGCACAATATATATATACTCAAGCATCACTACCAAGATCATTGCCAGCAGAAGAATTAAACAAAATAGCCGCCAAAAAAGGTCTTAATGGAATAGTCATTCCTAATGTCCAAAAAGCTTATAATTATGCTTTACAACAAGCTCTCCATAACGATATTATTTATATTGGTGGAAGTACCTTTGTTGTTGCTGAAATACTATAA